The Sinomonas sp. P10A9 genome contains the following window.
GTTCGATCGTAGGAGGAAGCCGTGTATAGCGGTCACATCACCATCGCCCATGACGCTGCGCCGATCCTTTCCGTGCTCACGGAGACATCGCGGATCGCTGCGTGGAACCCTGCCTTCAGCAGCTTCGAGGGTTCTGGACCGGCGGTTCTGGGCCATCCCTACCGGGTGATGGTCCGGGGCATCGCGAAGGCCGTCCTCCACTACACGCAGCTCGATCCGAACAGTGTCCGGTACACGATCTCGGGGATGGGCTCCACGGAAGAGGGAGAGTGGACGCTCGAGTCCGCTGACGGGGAAACTGCCGTCACCCACACGTTCAAGCACTCGGGTCCAATCCTGATGCTCATGCAGCCGGCGT
Protein-coding sequences here:
- a CDS encoding SRPBCC family protein translates to MYSGHITIAHDAAPILSVLTETSRIAAWNPAFSSFEGSGPAVLGHPYRVMVRGIAKAVLHYTQLDPNSVRYTISGMGSTEEGEWTLESADGETAVTHTFKHSGPILMLMQPAFTHVADWRLERLRDEVERASAVGGATS